The bacterium region GCGCCCTGCTGCCCAACCCCATGGGCCTCCACGACGTCCACGGCAACCTGCTGGAGTGGTGCTGGGACCGCTACGGCGAGACCTATTACACGGCCGCGCCCGCGACCGACCCCACCGGGCCGGCCACCGGCAGCAACCGGGTGCTGCGCGGCGGTTCCTTCGCCGACGCCAACCAGCGGCTGCGCTGCGCGGCCCGCGCCTACCTCGACCCCGCCGCCGCCGTGGGGCTCGTGGGTTTCCGGCTGGTGCGCAACGCGCCGACCGTCAAGTCGGGCGGGGAATCGCCGATCTTGCATCCCGGCGCGTCCGCGCCTACGTTGCCGGGAACCGGAGGCATGCGCTTGAGCCCACGTCGGATCGCACTGATCGCCCTGATCTGCCTGGCCGCGGGATTCGTCCCGGCGCAGGTCGCTGCGGTCTGCGCCCCGGCGACCGGGCACGGCGACGGCACCCACACCGAGGGCGTCCCCTGCGCCGATCCCGACCGCGACGGCGACGCCTGCGGGACGGGCTGCCCCTGCACCTGCTGCCCC contains the following coding sequences:
- a CDS encoding SUMF1/EgtB/PvdO family nonheme iron enzyme; the protein is ALLPNPMGLHDVHGNLLEWCWDRYGETYYTAAPATDPTGPATGSNRVLRGGSFADANQRLRCAARAYLDPAAAVGLVGFRLVRNAPTVKSGGESPILHPGASAPTLPGTGGMRLSPRRIALIALICLAAGFVPAQVAAVCAPATGHGDGTHTEGVPCADPDRDGDACGTGCPCTCCPGHGVAPVFTVERLAGDPLTACTGLGPLPDASAPRDIHLGIFHPPRA